GAGAGAAGCTACGATATCTATTCAAGATTATTAAAAGACAGAATCGTAATGCTAAGCGGAGAAGTGAACGACGCAGTAGCTTCAACAATCGTAGCACAACTTCTTTTTTTAGAAGC
This Sulfurimonas sp. C5 DNA region includes the following protein-coding sequences:
- a CDS encoding ATP-dependent Clp protease proteolytic subunit gives rise to the protein MSYIPYVVEQSGRGERSYDIYSRLLKDRIVMLSGEVNDAVASTIVAQLLFLEA